A window of Polaromonas hydrogenivorans contains these coding sequences:
- a CDS encoding LacI family DNA-binding transcriptional regulator, whose translation MPTPKIKPLPAPSHARATIADVAREAGVSKATVSRFLNHRETLLTPDIAARVEVAIAALAYSPSPMAQGLKRGRSRLIGLVVADVTNPFSVAVLRGAEKACQQAGYLLMLFNLGNDSRRESEAIKALTAYQVDGFILNTLGGDAGAAAEAARHGKPVVLVDRRHHDMQADFVSIDNAGAVLLGARHLVEAGYRELLFVSEPIKNVSSRMEREAAFRSFVSDAATDIAGLHGSTFECTDDDSAGLDKALQSLRQRAEGRLPGVISSNAVVTLRVVAAMARLGWRLGADLGLVGFDETEWSPFIGPGLTTIAQPTDELGRLAAGCLIERLKGLDLPPRQILLSGRLVARGSSVPEASPVILQT comes from the coding sequence GCTTCCTGAACCACCGCGAAACCCTGCTCACGCCGGACATCGCGGCGCGCGTCGAAGTCGCCATCGCCGCGCTGGCCTACAGCCCCAGCCCGATGGCGCAGGGGCTCAAGCGCGGCCGCTCGCGGCTGATCGGCCTGGTGGTGGCCGACGTGACCAATCCCTTTTCAGTGGCCGTGCTGCGCGGCGCCGAAAAAGCCTGCCAGCAAGCCGGCTATTTGCTGATGCTGTTCAACCTCGGCAACGACAGCCGGCGCGAAAGCGAGGCCATCAAGGCGCTCACCGCCTACCAGGTGGACGGCTTCATCCTGAACACCCTGGGCGGCGATGCCGGCGCAGCCGCCGAGGCCGCGCGCCACGGCAAGCCGGTGGTGCTGGTGGACCGGCGCCACCACGACATGCAGGCCGACTTTGTCTCGATTGACAATGCCGGCGCCGTTCTGCTCGGCGCTCGCCACTTGGTGGAAGCCGGCTACCGGGAACTGCTGTTTGTCTCGGAGCCGATCAAGAACGTCAGTTCACGCATGGAGCGTGAAGCCGCGTTCAGAAGCTTTGTCAGCGATGCGGCAACAGACATCGCCGGCCTTCACGGCAGCACCTTTGAATGCACGGATGACGACAGCGCGGGGCTGGACAAGGCGCTGCAGAGCCTGCGCCAGCGTGCCGAGGGACGCCTGCCCGGCGTGATTTCAAGCAATGCCGTGGTCACGCTGCGGGTAGTGGCCGCCATGGCGCGGCTGGGCTGGCGGCTTGGCGCCGACCTCGGGCTGGTGGGTTTTGACGAGACCGAATGGTCGCCCTTCATCGGTCCGGGCTTGACGACCATCGCCCAGCCGACCGACGAGCTGGGCCGGCTGGCCGCAGGCTGCCTGATCGAGAGGCTCAAGGGCCTGGACCTGCCGCCGCGCCAGATTTTGCTGTCGGGCCGGCTGGTAGCTCGTGGCTCATCGGTTCCCGAGGCATCCCCGGTCATTTTGCAAACCTAG
- a CDS encoding amino acid ABC transporter permease produces MNYTFQFGDVFAAWPLLLRGTWNTIELSLLAMLLGLAVAIVCAWGKTAGPKPLRFVINAYIELIRNTPFLVQLFFFFFALPALGLRWSAYTAALTALVINLGAYATEIIRAGIESIPKGQIEAGLALNLKRHEIFRFVILKPALKAIYPALTSQFILLMLSSAVVSAISADDLTSVAANLQSQTFRSFEIYIVVAGIYLLLALSFSALFRLIYKASLNYPDRR; encoded by the coding sequence ATGAACTACACCTTTCAGTTCGGCGACGTTTTTGCAGCCTGGCCGCTGCTGCTCAGGGGCACCTGGAACACCATCGAGCTGTCGCTGCTGGCGATGCTGCTCGGGTTGGCGGTGGCCATCGTCTGCGCCTGGGGCAAGACCGCCGGCCCCAAACCGCTGCGCTTCGTGATCAACGCCTACATCGAGCTGATCCGCAACACGCCCTTCCTGGTGCAGCTGTTCTTCTTCTTTTTTGCGCTGCCGGCGCTCGGACTGCGCTGGTCGGCCTACACCGCCGCGCTGACGGCACTGGTCATCAACCTGGGCGCCTACGCGACCGAAATCATCCGCGCCGGCATCGAGTCGATTCCCAAGGGCCAGATCGAAGCCGGCCTGGCGCTCAACCTCAAGCGCCACGAGATTTTCCGCTTTGTCATCCTGAAGCCCGCGCTCAAGGCGATTTACCCGGCGCTGACCAGCCAGTTCATCCTGCTGATGCTCAGTTCGGCGGTGGTTTCGGCGATTTCCGCCGACGACCTGACCTCGGTGGCTGCCAACCTGCAGTCGCAAACCTTTCGCAGTTTCGAGATCTACATCGTCGTCGCGGGCATCTACCTGCTGCTGGCGCTGTCGTTCTCGGCGCTGTTCCGCCTGATTTACAAGGCCAGCCTCAACTACCCGGATCGTCGGTAA
- a CDS encoding amino acid ABC transporter permease, whose translation MRTFGLPEFLFILEAAKWTVALSLIAFIGGAIGGLLVALGRTSENRLAQFLSSGFIQIFQGTPLLLQLFLVFFGAPVLGFDINPWIAAGVALILNSSAFLGEIWRGCIQAIPAGQVEAAHALSLSYFSRMRFVILPQAFKIALAPTVGYLVQIIKGTSLAAIIGFTEITRAGQIINNATFQPLIVFSVVAAIYFALCWPLSLMASRMERRQAAALAR comes from the coding sequence ATGCGTACTTTTGGACTTCCTGAATTCCTGTTCATCCTTGAAGCGGCCAAATGGACAGTGGCGCTGTCGCTGATCGCCTTCATCGGCGGCGCGATAGGCGGGCTGCTGGTGGCGCTGGGGCGCACCTCCGAGAACCGGCTGGCGCAATTCCTCTCTAGCGGCTTCATCCAGATTTTCCAGGGAACGCCCCTGCTGCTGCAGCTGTTCCTGGTGTTCTTTGGCGCGCCGGTGCTGGGTTTTGACATCAACCCGTGGATTGCGGCCGGCGTGGCGCTGATCCTGAACAGCAGCGCCTTTCTGGGTGAAATCTGGCGCGGCTGCATCCAGGCGATTCCCGCCGGCCAGGTCGAAGCGGCGCATGCGCTGAGCCTGTCCTACTTCTCGCGCATGCGCTTTGTCATCTTGCCGCAGGCCTTCAAGATTGCGCTGGCGCCCACGGTCGGCTACCTGGTGCAGATCATCAAGGGCACGTCGCTGGCGGCGATCATCGGTTTTACCGAAATCACGCGGGCCGGCCAGATCATCAACAACGCAACCTTCCAGCCGCTGATCGTGTTCAGCGTGGTGGCGGCGATTTATTTCGCGCTGTGCTGGCCGCTGTCCCTGATGGCCTCGCGCATGGAACGCCGGCAAGCCGCCGCGCTGGCACGTTGA
- a CDS encoding beta-propeller fold lactonase family protein, which produces MIKHPGRFTLVTLAVQCFMTTALVAASFQSAAADLIASTNDAKYQRVVGKDTFLENPQPDTLDIIDASHFPPRVVASVNVAAAIQGPPQAVAITPDGKLAIVSAPSRYDTAEKKLVLENYLQVVDLTSSPASVIAKVDIAHHPQAIAINRAGNLLLTTTTSGHLLVFAIDGKSITLKDTLKLSDKRLAGITITPDGKTALVALRDEQGLMVLDIDSDKVTTQRERISTGVAPYSVDVSSTGKWALVGNAGLAGLPGNVGTLAGDVDSITLIDISRRPYRAVQHVSVPALPEGIAISPDGRWVAVQSMDGSNLTADNPGRRAKGKLILFSNQNGKLVEKSSLPAGAAGQGIVFTADGRYILAQFNVEKQLAVFAVANGKLKDTGKRLASTGGPSSIRSMPR; this is translated from the coding sequence ATGATCAAGCATCCGGGCAGATTCACCCTGGTAACACTCGCTGTGCAGTGTTTTATGACCACAGCCTTGGTGGCGGCATCGTTTCAAAGCGCAGCCGCCGATCTGATTGCCTCAACCAATGATGCCAAGTACCAACGCGTGGTGGGCAAGGACACGTTTCTGGAAAATCCGCAACCAGACACGCTGGACATCATCGACGCCAGCCATTTTCCGCCCCGCGTCGTAGCCAGCGTGAATGTGGCCGCTGCAATTCAGGGTCCACCCCAAGCGGTGGCCATCACACCGGACGGCAAGCTGGCCATCGTGTCGGCACCAAGTCGATACGACACGGCTGAAAAGAAACTGGTTCTCGAAAACTACCTTCAGGTGGTGGATTTGACATCCAGCCCGGCTTCAGTCATTGCAAAAGTTGACATTGCCCATCATCCGCAAGCAATCGCCATCAATCGTGCAGGAAACCTGCTTTTGACAACCACCACGTCAGGCCATTTACTGGTGTTTGCCATAGACGGCAAATCGATCACGCTCAAGGACACTTTAAAGCTCAGCGACAAGCGCCTGGCAGGCATCACGATCACACCTGACGGCAAGACCGCGCTGGTGGCACTGCGGGATGAGCAGGGCTTGATGGTCCTTGATATTGACAGCGACAAAGTCACGACGCAACGCGAAAGGATCAGCACTGGCGTGGCACCTTACTCGGTCGATGTATCGAGCACCGGCAAATGGGCACTGGTCGGCAACGCGGGGCTTGCCGGATTGCCCGGGAACGTGGGCACCCTGGCGGGCGACGTCGATTCCATCACACTGATTGATATCTCCAGGCGTCCTTACCGCGCCGTTCAGCATGTTTCCGTGCCCGCACTGCCTGAAGGGATTGCGATCTCTCCAGACGGCCGCTGGGTCGCGGTCCAAAGCATGGATGGATCAAACCTCACGGCTGACAATCCAGGGCGACGGGCCAAGGGAAAACTGATTCTGTTTTCCAACCAGAATGGCAAGTTGGTGGAGAAATCCAGCCTTCCGGCGGGCGCAGCTGGACAAGGAATTGTCTTTACGGCCGATGGCCGGTACATCCTGGCGCAGTTCAATGTCGAAAAGCAATTGGCAGTTTTTGCTGTTGCCAACGGCAAGCTGAAGGACACAGGCAAACGTCTTGCGTCAACCGGGGGACCGTCATCCATACGCTCAATGCCCCGCTAA
- a CDS encoding transporter substrate-binding domain-containing protein — protein sequence MIKHLQRRTFTGTALALGLAATLSAWAPAASAQSVADIKKKGELTVGMLVDFPPYGTMNSSNQPDGYDADVARLLAKDLGVKVNLVPVTGPNRIPFLLTNKVDLLVASLAVTPERAKQVQFSKPYAAASIVLYGDKKASLKTPADLKGKRVGVARASTQDIALTAVAPEGTEIRRFDDDASAMQALLSGQIDAIGCSTTVAAQIAKRAPANTFENKFVLRQQVMGVAMRPGQAELLKTVDDFVARNTANGELNKLYQKWLETDLPKLQ from the coding sequence ATGATCAAGCATCTGCAACGTCGCACCTTCACGGGCACCGCCCTGGCGCTGGGCCTGGCCGCCACCCTGTCCGCATGGGCGCCCGCCGCCAGCGCGCAGAGCGTCGCCGACATCAAGAAAAAAGGCGAGCTGACCGTCGGCATGCTGGTCGATTTCCCGCCCTACGGCACCATGAACAGCAGCAATCAGCCCGACGGCTACGACGCCGACGTGGCGCGCCTGCTGGCCAAGGATCTCGGCGTGAAGGTCAACCTGGTGCCGGTGACTGGCCCCAACCGCATTCCGTTTTTGCTGACCAACAAGGTCGATCTGCTGGTGGCTTCGCTGGCCGTGACGCCCGAGCGCGCCAAGCAGGTCCAGTTCTCCAAGCCCTACGCCGCCGCCAGCATCGTGCTGTATGGCGACAAGAAAGCCAGCCTCAAAACCCCGGCCGACCTGAAAGGCAAGCGCGTGGGCGTCGCCCGTGCCAGCACGCAGGACATCGCGCTGACCGCCGTGGCGCCCGAAGGCACCGAAATCCGCCGTTTCGACGACGACGCGTCGGCCATGCAGGCGCTGCTGTCGGGGCAGATCGATGCCATCGGCTGCTCGACCACGGTGGCCGCTCAAATCGCCAAGCGCGCGCCGGCCAACACCTTTGAAAACAAGTTCGTGCTGCGCCAGCAGGTGATGGGCGTGGCGATGCGCCCCGGCCAGGCCGAACTGCTCAAGACCGTGGACGACTTTGTCGCCCGCAACACGGCCAATGGCGAGCTGAACAAGCTCTACCAGAAATGGCTGGAAACCGACCTGCCCAAGCTGCAGTAA
- a CDS encoding amino acid ABC transporter ATP-binding protein, with protein MQSSRAAAAGAEPIIRIEAVDKWYGKFQVLTGINLNVAAGERIVVCGPSGSGKSTLIRCINRLEVVQKGRIVVDGIDLTAGGKNVDSVRQEVGMVFQQFNLFPHLTILQNCTLAPMRSRGLSQEEAETIAMKYLTRVRIPEQAKKYPSQLSGGQQQRVAIARALCMTPKIMLFDEPTSALDPEMVKEVLDTMIGLADDGMTMLCVTHEMGFARSVADRVIFMADGKIIEQAPPQQFFSNPQNEKTRNFLGQILNSQHAH; from the coding sequence ATGCAATCCTCTCGCGCAGCCGCCGCTGGCGCTGAACCCATCATCCGCATCGAAGCGGTGGACAAGTGGTACGGTAAATTCCAGGTGCTCACCGGCATCAACCTGAACGTCGCGGCCGGCGAGCGCATTGTGGTCTGCGGGCCTTCGGGCTCCGGCAAATCGACCCTGATCCGCTGCATCAACCGGCTGGAGGTCGTGCAGAAAGGCCGCATCGTCGTCGATGGCATCGACCTGACGGCCGGCGGCAAGAATGTCGATTCGGTGCGCCAGGAAGTCGGCATGGTGTTCCAGCAGTTCAACCTGTTTCCACATCTGACCATCCTGCAGAACTGCACGCTGGCGCCGATGCGCTCGCGCGGACTGAGCCAGGAGGAAGCCGAAACCATCGCCATGAAATACCTCACGCGGGTTCGGATTCCCGAGCAGGCTAAAAAATACCCCAGCCAGCTCTCGGGCGGCCAGCAGCAGCGCGTAGCGATTGCCCGCGCCTTGTGCATGACGCCCAAGATCATGCTGTTCGACGAACCCACCTCGGCGCTGGACCCGGAGATGGTCAAGGAAGTGCTGGACACCATGATCGGCCTGGCCGACGACGGCATGACCATGCTGTGCGTCACGCACGAAATGGGCTTTGCGCGCAGCGTGGCCGACCGGGTGATCTTCATGGCCGACGGCAAGATCATCGAGCAGGCGCCGCCGCAGCAGTTCTTCAGCAACCCGCAAAACGAAAAAACCCGCAACTTCCTCGGCCAGATATTGAATTCGCAACATGCCCACTGA
- a CDS encoding sugar phosphate isomerase/epimerase family protein, producing the protein MPTEVSGAAAAPPILISLTAFGAAEVRRHGQRWFARLSHEAGADGVEVRSELLVDAARELPDIALAVRDAGLRVVYSSADYLWAADGALDMAALQRALDAAKTLGAPRLKMAIGGFGASSHASLMALQDCLQAAKIELVIENDQTPAAGTLPALQDFFDTANDLGIFLGMTFDMGNWHWSGECPLLAASALAPQVRYVHCKGVQRQPQRWIAVPLAESSAPWRAVLRALPADVPWAIEYPLIGDDLPAVTRREIDQLRSIAASMAGRKKLT; encoded by the coding sequence ATGCCCACTGAAGTTTCCGGCGCCGCTGCCGCGCCGCCCATCCTGATTTCACTGACCGCCTTTGGCGCCGCCGAAGTGCGCCGCCATGGCCAGCGCTGGTTTGCCCGGCTCAGCCATGAAGCCGGCGCCGATGGTGTCGAAGTGCGCAGCGAACTGCTGGTGGATGCCGCCCGCGAATTGCCTGACATTGCCCTGGCCGTGCGCGACGCCGGCCTGCGGGTGGTGTATTCGAGCGCCGACTATCTCTGGGCGGCTGACGGCGCACTGGACATGGCCGCACTCCAGCGCGCCCTGGATGCCGCCAAAACCCTGGGCGCACCCCGGCTGAAAATGGCGATTGGCGGCTTTGGCGCCTCGTCCCACGCGAGCCTGATGGCGCTGCAGGACTGCCTGCAGGCCGCCAAAATCGAACTCGTGATCGAAAACGACCAGACGCCGGCGGCCGGCACGCTGCCCGCGCTGCAGGACTTTTTTGACACGGCCAATGACCTCGGTATTTTCCTCGGCATGACGTTTGACATGGGCAACTGGCACTGGAGTGGCGAATGCCCGCTGCTGGCCGCAAGCGCGCTGGCGCCGCAGGTGCGCTATGTGCATTGCAAGGGCGTGCAGCGCCAGCCGCAGCGCTGGATCGCCGTGCCGCTGGCCGAATCCAGCGCACCGTGGCGCGCCGTGCTGCGCGCCCTGCCGGCCGATGTGCCTTGGGCCATTGAATACCCCTTGATCGGCGACGACCTGCCCGCCGTGACGCGCAGGGAAATCGACCAGCTGCGCAGCATTGCCGCCAGCATGGCTGGCAGAAAGAAATTGACATGA
- a CDS encoding sugar kinase, which yields MTRALDVITFGEAMMMLVADRPGPLEQAEAFYKRTAGAETNVAIGLSRLGLKVGWGSRLGTDSMGRYLLAAMQKEGIDCSHVVCDAAQKTGFQFKGKVLDGSDPPVEYHRQGSAASHMCVNDIDRDWLLSARHLHATGVFAALSATTLHAARLTMDLMRAAGRSVSFDPNLRPTLWASPELMREAVNDLATRADWVLPGLEEGRFLTGASTAEGIARFYRQRGARLVVVKLGAEGAWFDSDTAGSGHVQGFAVAEVIDTVGAGDGFAVGVISALLDGLGVPEAVKRGAWIGARAVQVLGDSEGLPTRAELIEAGL from the coding sequence ATGACCCGCGCCCTGGACGTGATTACCTTTGGCGAAGCCATGATGATGCTGGTCGCCGACCGGCCCGGCCCGCTCGAACAAGCCGAAGCCTTCTACAAGCGCACCGCCGGCGCCGAGACCAACGTCGCCATTGGCCTGTCGCGCCTGGGCCTGAAGGTCGGCTGGGGCAGCCGCCTGGGCACCGACTCCATGGGCCGCTACCTGCTGGCCGCCATGCAGAAGGAAGGCATCGACTGCTCGCATGTGGTGTGCGATGCGGCGCAGAAAACCGGTTTCCAGTTCAAGGGCAAGGTGCTTGATGGCAGCGACCCGCCGGTCGAATACCACCGCCAGGGCTCGGCCGCCAGTCATATGTGTGTCAATGACATCGACCGGGACTGGCTGCTGTCGGCCCGGCACCTGCATGCCACCGGCGTGTTTGCCGCCCTCTCTGCCACCACGCTGCACGCTGCACGCTTGACCATGGACCTGATGCGCGCCGCCGGCCGCAGCGTGTCGTTCGACCCCAACCTGCGCCCCACGCTGTGGGCCAGCCCCGAGCTGATGCGCGAAGCTGTCAACGACCTGGCGACGCGCGCCGACTGGGTGCTGCCCGGCCTGGAAGAAGGCCGCTTCCTGACCGGCGCAAGCACGGCCGAAGGCATTGCCCGCTTCTACCGCCAGCGCGGCGCCCGACTGGTGGTCGTCAAGCTGGGAGCAGAAGGCGCCTGGTTTGACAGCGACACCGCCGGCAGCGGCCATGTGCAGGGCTTTGCGGTGGCCGAAGTGATTGACACCGTGGGCGCGGGCGACGGTTTTGCCGTCGGCGTGATCAGCGCCCTGCTCGATGGCCTGGGCGTGCCCGAGGCGGTGAAGCGCGGCGCCTGGATTGGCGCGCGCGCGGTGCAGGTGCTGGGCGACAGCGAAGGCCTGCCGACCCGCGCCGAACTGATTGAAGCAGGACTTTGA
- a CDS encoding 2-hydroxyacid dehydrogenase → MTISSDRKKVLVFRELPPDQLARLQARHDVTVANPRLPEQLPAFQAALATAEGLIGSSYKVDAALLAAAPQLKVISSVSVGVDNYALDALAARGIVLCHTPGVLTETTADTIFSLVMATSRRLVELAGLVREGRWTRNIGEELFGWDVHGKTLGILGFGRIGQAVARRAALGFGMPVLYHSRRPVDLARDAPELAGKAVHTPLDELLMRADIVAAVLPLSNETRGLMGGREFGLMKPGAIFINGGRGATVQEAALLHALNHGSLRAAGLDVFATEPLPMDSPLRTHPKVTALPHIGSATVETRYAMAVLATTNLLQALAGERPTAVFEMSAG, encoded by the coding sequence ATGACCATTTCTTCCGACCGCAAAAAGGTGCTGGTGTTCAGGGAACTGCCACCCGACCAGTTGGCACGGCTGCAAGCGCGGCACGATGTGACCGTCGCCAATCCGCGCCTGCCGGAACAGTTGCCTGCGTTTCAGGCAGCGCTGGCAACGGCCGAGGGCCTGATCGGCTCCAGCTACAAGGTCGATGCGGCGCTGCTGGCCGCCGCGCCGCAGTTGAAGGTGATTTCCAGCGTGTCGGTCGGCGTGGACAACTACGCCCTGGACGCGCTGGCGGCGCGCGGCATCGTGCTGTGCCACACGCCCGGCGTGCTGACCGAAACCACCGCCGACACGATTTTTTCACTCGTCATGGCGACCAGCCGGCGACTGGTCGAACTGGCCGGCCTGGTACGCGAAGGCCGCTGGACGCGCAACATCGGCGAAGAGCTGTTTGGCTGGGACGTGCATGGCAAGACGCTGGGCATCCTGGGATTTGGCCGTATCGGCCAGGCGGTGGCACGGCGTGCCGCCCTGGGCTTTGGCATGCCGGTGCTCTACCACAGCCGCCGCCCGGTGGACCTGGCCAGGGACGCGCCGGAACTGGCGGGCAAGGCGGTGCACACGCCGCTTGATGAACTCTTGATGCGCGCCGACATCGTTGCCGCTGTGCTGCCCCTGTCGAATGAAACCCGGGGCCTGATGGGCGGGCGCGAGTTCGGCCTGATGAAGCCGGGCGCGATTTTCATCAACGGCGGGCGCGGCGCCACCGTGCAGGAAGCCGCCCTGCTCCACGCCCTGAACCACGGCAGCTTGCGCGCCGCCGGGCTGGACGTGTTTGCCACCGAGCCGCTGCCGATGGACTCGCCTTTGCGCACCCATCCCAAGGTCACCGCGCTGCCGCACATCGGCTCGGCCACGGTTGAAACCCGCTATGCGATGGCGGTGCTGGCCACGACCAATTTGCTGCAGGCGCTGGCGGGCGAGCGGCCCACGGCGGTGTTTGAAATGTCGGCGGGCTGA
- a CDS encoding ZIP family metal transporter has product MTLIAILLGTITAGIGSVWLAALLSFGALARYTQHMLSLAAGALLGTAFMHLLPEAFESQASAHDLFATLLVGLVFFFLLDKAELWHHGHEHHAAPSDGPEPGHDHAHHGHSHGHNHDPAHSHDHASGGWAVLAGDSVHAFGDGILIASAFIADMRLGFVAALAVLVHEVPHHMGDLIVLRRQSANNRRIAIVKVSLAGGVTALGGVVGYALVDQLYAYLPFFLIIAASSFMYVALADLIPQLQKRATLQETAAQIAWLAIGIGLVMLVSALAAHEH; this is encoded by the coding sequence ATGACCTTGATAGCAATTTTGTTGGGAACCATCACCGCCGGCATCGGCAGCGTCTGGCTGGCGGCGCTGCTCAGCTTTGGCGCGCTGGCCCGGTACACGCAGCACATGCTCAGCCTGGCCGCCGGCGCACTGCTGGGCACCGCCTTCATGCATTTGCTGCCCGAGGCGTTTGAAAGCCAGGCCAGCGCCCACGACCTGTTTGCCACGCTGCTGGTCGGGCTGGTGTTTTTCTTCCTGCTCGACAAGGCCGAGCTGTGGCACCACGGGCATGAGCACCATGCGGCGCCAAGCGACGGCCCTGAGCCGGGCCACGACCATGCGCATCACGGCCATTCCCATGGCCACAACCATGACCCTGCGCACAGCCATGACCACGCCTCGGGCGGCTGGGCGGTGCTGGCCGGCGACAGCGTGCATGCCTTTGGCGACGGCATCCTGATCGCCTCGGCCTTCATCGCCGACATGCGCCTGGGTTTCGTGGCCGCGCTGGCGGTGCTGGTGCATGAAGTGCCGCACCACATGGGCGACCTGATCGTGCTGCGCCGCCAGAGCGCCAACAACCGGCGCATCGCCATCGTCAAGGTGTCGCTGGCCGGCGGCGTGACTGCCCTGGGCGGGGTGGTCGGTTATGCGCTGGTGGACCAGCTGTATGCCTACTTGCCGTTCTTTTTGATCATTGCCGCCAGCAGTTTCATGTATGTGGCGCTGGCCGATCTGATTCCGCAACTGCAAAAACGCGCCACCCTGCAGGAAACGGCGGCGCAGATTGCGTGGCTGGCCATTGGCATCGGGCTGGTGATGCTGGTCAGCGCGCTGGCAGCGCATGAGCATTGA
- a CDS encoding GbsR/MarR family transcriptional regulator, producing MELTDISRRFVVHWGEMGTAWGVNRTVSQIHALLFFHGKPLHAEEISDTLGVARSNVSNSLKELLNWNLIRTTHILGDRRDYFDTSTDVWELFRTVVRERKEREYDPTVRLLRELVSHPGFSAEAPDAQDRVSETLALMQSLGSWADEMLRLSPSTLDKVLRLGATIQKFVRGDAPPPAP from the coding sequence ATGGAACTCACCGACATCTCTCGCCGCTTCGTTGTTCACTGGGGTGAAATGGGGACCGCCTGGGGCGTGAACCGCACCGTCTCGCAAATCCATGCGCTGCTGTTCTTTCATGGCAAGCCACTGCACGCCGAGGAAATCTCGGACACCCTGGGGGTTGCCCGCTCCAATGTCAGCAACAGCCTGAAGGAACTGCTGAACTGGAACCTGATCCGCACCACCCACATTCTGGGCGACCGGCGGGATTATTTCGACACCTCCACCGACGTGTGGGAGCTGTTTCGTACCGTGGTGCGCGAACGCAAGGAGCGCGAATACGACCCGACGGTGCGCCTGCTGCGCGAGCTGGTCAGCCACCCCGGCTTCAGCGCCGAAGCGCCCGACGCGCAGGACCGCGTGAGTGAAACGCTGGCGCTGATGCAGTCGCTGGGCAGCTGGGCCGACGAGATGCTGCGCCTGTCGCCCTCCACGCTAGACAAGGTGCTGCGGCTGGGGGCAACCATCCAGAAGTTCGTGCGCGGCGATGCGCCCCCGCCCGCCCCCTGA
- a CDS encoding thiol-disulfide oxidoreductase DCC family protein — MNTTNNPTSLGNTRHDRLKAGLIPAIYPLTLYYDGSCPMCHAEMHNLMLRNTGELLAFVDISVPGFSGQPPATTQKDLMTLMHARQADGTVIKGVDVFRLAYAAAGLGWVSALFRLPVVSTVADRLYPYLARYRNRIPRRLVQLAFETAARRAAARAQARQCKAGDACRL; from the coding sequence ATGAATACTACAAACAACCCGACAAGCCTGGGCAACACCCGGCATGACCGTCTCAAGGCCGGACTCATTCCCGCCATCTACCCACTGACGCTTTATTACGATGGCTCTTGCCCGATGTGCCACGCCGAGATGCACAACCTGATGCTTCGCAACACCGGCGAGTTGCTGGCCTTCGTCGATATTTCAGTGCCCGGCTTCAGCGGCCAGCCGCCCGCCACCACACAGAAAGACTTGATGACGCTGATGCACGCCCGTCAGGCCGATGGCACCGTGATCAAGGGCGTCGATGTGTTCCGGCTGGCCTACGCGGCAGCCGGGCTGGGCTGGGTATCTGCCCTGTTTCGCCTGCCGGTGGTCAGCACGGTGGCCGACCGGCTCTACCCCTACCTTGCGCGTTACCGCAACCGCATTCCCAGACGGCTGGTGCAGCTGGCCTTTGAAACCGCCGCCCGCCGTGCGGCCGCCCGGGCACAAGCCAGGCAGTGCAAGGCCGGCGACGCCTGCCGCCTGTAA